In Hypomesus transpacificus isolate Combined female chromosome 4, fHypTra1, whole genome shotgun sequence, the following are encoded in one genomic region:
- the LOC124467114 gene encoding histone H3-like centromeric protein A — MRRDTSVSRRKGNTPKRRSPLPPPGPSVSRSPRRSGPSAPGASPRKKRRFRPGTKALMEIRKYQKSTNLLLRKGPFSRLVREVCETYARDFMRWQGLALQALQEAAEAFLVMLFSDANLCAIHAKRVTLFPRDLQLVRRIRGVESL; from the exons ATGCGCCGCGACACATCTGTCAGCCGACGGAAAGGCAACACGCCGAAGCGTCGTTCACCACTGCCACCGCCGGGGCCGTCCGTGTCCCGCTCCCCGCGCAGGAGCGGTCCttcag CACCTGGTGCCTCGCCTCGCAAGAAGAGGAGGTTCCGTCCAGGAACCAAAGCTCTCATGGAGATCAGGAAGTATCAGAAGAGCACCAACCTGCTTTTGAGGAAGGGTCCTTTCTCACGTTTG GTGAGGGAGGTGTGCGAGACATACGCCAGAGACTTCATGAGGTGGCAGGGGCTGGCTCTCCAAGCCCTGCAGGAG GCTGCAGAGGCTTTCCTAGTCATGCTGTTTTCGGATGCCAACTTGTGTGCCATCCACGCCAAGCGTGTGACCCTGTTCCCCCGTGACCTGCAGCTGGTCCGACGTATCCGCGGGGTGGAGAGTCtctga
- the LOC124467095 gene encoding LIM/homeobox protein Lhx9-like: protein MMSQDDVTLEGLLYGSVHGNNSDGAETEAQVTSHVGEENASANHIRSPPTSIDELMVCAGCGGPVCDRFVLLAAGRAWHEACLRCSQCHCELQIYPTLYCRDGSIFCQQDYCRIFSIGRCARCSQPIPSSTMVMRSGELTFHPECFSCQECDITLLPGNLYCLQGESVYCQSHYHDDSTVRTTPPHNLYLKQALGEGEGEESVSSPEPRLDDGVPRGRAQRRTKRIRTCFRSEQLRAMESYFAQKHNPDGRDWSCLSHRTGLPKRVLQVWFQNARAKLRRALSADESQSNSPAPPRSDTMATASLSPVGPSPQQPRAFQTSTINQLELSLLTAPLNDPPQSPTDQSLMLKDSLYLDYRCHGAPCLSFSDDL, encoded by the exons ATGATGTCACAAGACGATGTCACCCTTGAGGGCCTGTTGTATGGCAGTGTCCATGGCAACAACTCAGATGGGGCAGAGACCGAGGCTCAAGTCACTAGCCATGTGGGAGAAGAAAATGCTTCAGCCAATCACATAAGA TCTCCACCCACATCTATTGATGAGCTAATGGTGTGCGCCGGCTGTGGGGGGCCTGTTTGTGACCGCTTCGTCCTATTGGCTGCTGGGCGGGCATGGCATGAAGCGTGTCTCCGCTGCAGCCAATGCCACTGTGAGCTGCAAATATACCCGACTCTCTACTGTCGAGACGGCAGTATCTTCTGCCAGCAGGATTACTGCAG AATTTTCAGCATTGGACGCTGCGCCCGCTGCTCCCAGCCAATCCCCTCGTCCACAATGGTCATGAGGTCTGGTGAGCTGACCTTTCACCCTGAGTGCTTTTCCTGTCAG GAGTGTGATATCACGCTGTTGCCTGGCAACTTGTACTGCCTGCAGGGCGAGAGTGTCTATTGTCAGTCTCATTACCACGACGACAGCACGGTCAggaccacccccccacacaaccTGTACCTCAAACAGGCCCTTGGAGAAG gggagggggaggagtcagtcAGTAGCCCTGAGCCGCGATTGGACGATGGAGTCCCTAGAGGGCGGGCGCAAAGGCGAACCAAGCGAATCAGGACGTGTTTTCGCAGCGAGCAGCTGCGTGCCATGGAGTCGTATTTCGCTCAGAAGCACAACCCGGATGGCCGAGACTGGAGCTGTCTGTCTCACCGAACCGGTCTACCCAAGAGAGTTCTGCAG gTATGGTTCCAGAATGCCAGGGCCAAGTTGAGACGGGCCCTCTCGGCAGACGAGTCCCAGAGCAACTCACCTGCTCCCCCAAGGTCCGACACCATGGCAACCGCATCCCTGTCCCCTGtcggcccctccccccagcagccCCGGGCCTTCCAGACCAGCACCATCAACCAATTAGAACTCTCGctcctcacagcccctctcAATGACCCGCCCCAGAGCCCCACCGACCAATCGTTGATGCTGAAAGATTCCTTGTACCTGGACTACAGATGCCATGGTGCACCATGCCTGTCCTTCTctgatgacctctga
- the LOC124467290 gene encoding uncharacterized protein LOC124467290: protein MRLSSYQLGTLQPMLALLSLVLLIPAPGANTHPHFPAAVLPTLEHPNWEAALLQLQASLDVPGSLRPWGPLLGVGPGDPRLGLFRELGVEDVRGQEAIRRGQRGELERRPLGPFPGHPMETLHYQEGGEEEGEVGGKRNEALTSIAGGLQAFNREKGGFGFRFGRK from the coding sequence ATGAGGCTATCATCTTACCAACTGGGCACCTTACAGCCCATGCTCGCCCttctctccctggtcctcctgaTCCCCGCGCCGGGGgccaacacacacccccactTCCCTGCTGCCGTCCTCCCCACGTTGGAGCACCCCAACTGGGAGGCTGCTTTACTCCAGCTCCAGGCTTCTCTAGATGTCCCCGGGAGCCTCCGGCCTTGGGGCCCGCTGCTCGGCGTGGGGCCTGGAGACCCCCGCCTGGGCCTCTTCAgggagctgggggtggaggacGTCCGGGGACAGGAGGCCATACGACGGGGCCAGAgaggggagctggagaggaggcCACTGGGGCCGTTTCCGGGGCACCCAATGGAAACCCTGCATTatcaggaaggaggggaggaagagggggaggtgggggggaagaggaacGAGGCCCTGACGTCCATTGCTGGAGGTCTTCAGGCCTTCAACAGGGAAAAGGGGGGCTTTGGGTTCCGCTTTGGGAGGAAGtga